TTCTTCCGCAATCTTGTGCGCGTCGTCTTTTTGCAGAACACACAACCTGTTTTTTCTGCAAGCCATGCAACCGATGCATGATTTAAATGCAAGATTGCTGACAGTATAAGAACGGACTTCATCATTCCGTTTTGCGCTTTCCTCAATAATACGCAGTATCTGAGACAACCTTCCGCCGTTTCGCGGAGAGCCGTTTAACAGCAGTATTTTCATTTTTCAGCCTGCTTTGCGGCAACGGCAATACATTTTACAATTTTATTTGCAGTTGTAAGCTGCGAAAAATCTTCTGAAATATTTCCGGTCTTCCCGTTCACATCGCCGGTTCCGGCAAACCGCAGAACAATTTCCCCGTTTAGTTCAGCGGGTAATTCGGCTTCATAAATAACGGAAGGCTGACCGTTAACTCCCGAGTTTTCTTTCGTATAAAAATCATTGTAGTCAAAACTGTTGTTGAACTCTGCTTTGATAATGTACGGGTTTTCATCAATATCCGCCGAAAAAACGATTCCCCTTTTGGGAGTTGCAGATGTTACCGCATCAATCTGCAAATCCGAATCATTCCGGGTTCCCGTTGATTCTTTATTGCTGTCGAATTTTGCAGCGTGATACCAGACCGGCAATGATTCAGGGCGGCCTTCTTTCGGACTGAAGACCCAAGTTTTTTTACTTGCACGGTTTGTCACATACAATGTTTTTACATAATTGCCTTTTGCATCTTCCAGCCAAACTGCAACTTGCGGATCGCGTTTTTCTTTCCAGTTTTCACCGGCGTCTATAGAAATAGTAATCCCTTTTGCCGATAGCATCGAGCAAACAATTGTTGATAGAATCAATGCTGATATCTTTTTCATTTTTCTTCCTCCGTAAAAACGGTATCCAGCCAGATTTTTATGAATCTGTCCGTAAATAAATTTCCTTTTTCCCAATATTCCGTATCCGCTCTTTTCAAAAGCACAGACTCTATACAGCCCCAAAGTCCCGAAACAAGGATACCGACATCAAGTTTCGGATTCGCAGATTTCGCGATGCCTTGTTCTATGCAGCGTTCCAACAGCTCGGTTCCCGTTCTGTTGCACACATAATACTTTTCAATAGTCGATTCGTCCGCGTCATCTGCCGGTTTTATTCCCTGCATGACAATCAGCGCTTTTCTCGGATTGGAAAAACACCAGTCCCGGTACGAATTAATAGCACGGAGGA
This sequence is a window from Treponema brennaborense DSM 12168. Protein-coding genes within it:
- a CDS encoding DUF2271 domain-containing protein, giving the protein MKKISALILSTIVCSMLSAKGITISIDAGENWKEKRDPQVAVWLEDAKGNYVKTLYVTNRASKKTWVFSPKEGRPESLPVWYHAAKFDSNKESTGTRNDSDLQIDAVTSATPKRGIVFSADIDENPYIIKAEFNNSFDYNDFYTKENSGVNGQPSVIYEAELPAELNGEIVLRFAGTGDVNGKTGNISEDFSQLTTANKIVKCIAVAAKQAEK
- a CDS encoding TetR/AcrR family transcriptional regulator codes for the protein MRTANTEIITAIKSKTLALLMKKNPDEIGMRDIAANCGITAANIYHYYKDKDTLFQEISLDCLNELNQVISENAKKGKTSKIQILRAINSYRDWCFSNPRKALIVMQGIKPADDADESTIEKYYVCNRTGTELLERCIEQGIAKSANPKLDVGILVSGLWGCIESVLLKRADTEYWEKGNLFTDRFIKIWLDTVFTEEEK